Sequence from the Fibrobacter sp. UWH6 genome:
TGCTGGCCTTGCGTACAAAGTAGCCCGTATCAAGAAGCCGGGAATACCCTTGTTGGCGTACGAAGATTTGTCCGCCTTCAAAATCTATATGGCCGATGTAGGCCTATTGCGCAGACTTTCGGGTATGACTCCGCAAACCGTCATCTTAGGCGATGCACTCTACACTGAATTCCACGGAGCTTTTGCCGAAAACTATGTGCTGCAGGTGCTACGCAAACAATACGGCAAAAATATATTCTACTGGACCGATGAAAATTCAAGATACGAAGTGGACTTCATCATCCAACACGAAAACCTCATTATCCCGGTAGAAGTGAAGTCCGGTAAAAACATCGTTTCGACCAGCATGAAAAACTACGCGAGTCGTTTTGATGATATCACAAAACTACGCGTCCGCTTCTCCATGAAAAACCTGGCCCTCGACGAGAACGTTCTGAACATCCCGCTTTATCTCGCCGACCAGGCGAAGCGCCTCATTGGACTGGCCGCTGAGAAACTCGATATGAAAAGTGAGGTCGCATCGCCTTGAGGTATAAAGTGAAGCAGATGTGTCTCTTGGAGTCATTCTGAACGAAGTCGATATAGAATTGTTGGAACTTTAGTTCCTTGCAATTCTAAGGTTTGAAGGAACAGGATCTAGAAAGTATTTATATTGAATAGTATATGAGTGAATGGAAAGAATGTTTATTGGGCGACTTTATTGAGTTGCATAGGGGATATGACTTAACAAAAACATCCATTGTTAAAGGACCGTATCCTGTTGTTTGCTCAACTTCTATCATGGGATATCATAATGAATTTAAAGTGAAAGGTCCAGGGGTTGTGATAGGTCGTTCAGGAACATTGGGTGAAGTTCAGTATGTTGAATCCGACTATTGGCCTCATAATACATCACTTTATGTTTCCGATTTTAAGGGAAATGATCCGAAATTTGTTAAGTATTTTCTTCAACGTTTTGGAACGGGAAATGTCGGTAGTGGTTCAGCAGTTCCCACATTGAATAGAAATCATATACAAGCATTGAAGATAAAGGTTCCCCCGCTTGCAGATCAGCAACGAATCGCCGGCATCCTCTCCGCCCTTGACGACAAAATCGAACTCAACAATAAGATAAACGATAATTTAGAGAAACAAGCCCAAGCCCTCTTCAAAAACTGGTTCATCGACTACGCCCCCTTCGGCGGTGTAATGCCTGATGATTGGATAGAAGGAAAACTTGGTGATTTCGTTGAAATCAAAAGAGGTGGCTCGCCCCGTCCCATTCAAGAATATTTGTCCGATTCAGGTTATCGCTGGTTGAAAATATCTGATGTAACCTCTTTGAATTCTCCGTTCATTCTTGAAATCGCAGAATATATTAAGGAAACGGGTCTTAATAAAACTGTTTTCTTGAAGGCGGGATCTTTGGTATTGTCAAATAGTGCCACGCCAGGAATTCCTAAAATTTTAGATTTAGATTCCTGCATTCATGATGGATGGCTTTATTTTCCACAATCAAAACTTACAAACGAATTTTTATATCTCTTCTTTAAAGAAATACGCAAGGATCTTGTCAACTTAGGGAATGGCAGTATTTTTACCAATCTCAAGACCGAAATTCTAAAAAATTTTGAAATTACTTTACCCTCACAAAAAATTTTAGATGACTTCCAAAAAATTGTAGAATCTCTTTTTATTCAAATGTTGAATATTCAAAGAGAAATTCAACGCCTAACCACCCTCCGCGACACACTTCTCCCGAAGCTTATGTCCGGTGAAATGAATGTGGAAAATATCCAGATTTAGGCCGCTAAATTATCGTTTATTTTAGCATTCAATTCAATCTTATCGTCTAATGACGATAAGATTTTTGATATTCTTTTTTGTTCTTCAAATGGAGGAACTTGAACTGGAATCTGTTGCATGGTCTTTCCAGAAACTTCTTTGAAGGTTGTTCCGCTACCCATACTTTCAATTAGGTCTTTATTATACAATAAAAGATAATACAGGAACATGTAATCTGTATTTTCATTCGGAATAACGCTTTTGAATCCTTGATTAGTACATACTTCATTTGCAGCAATCGCAACATATCCAATGGGTGCACGTGAGGTGAACAGAATGGAATTTTTAGGGAGTAGTTGAGTTGAACAGCTTTTTAAACCATGTTCGGTAATATTACGTTCACCATGAGAAATGAAACGACTTTTGTGATTAGAAAGGTCTTTAGGCGTTATCCAAGCAATCTGGCCACCATCGTAATTATTGGGATTTGTTGTTGATGGTGTAGCACCGCCAACAACGGTGCCGATATCTGCTATTGTACATTTTTTCCAATTATCCATAATAATTATCCAATATATTTCTTGTGCGCAAGTTTCACATTTGATTGTTTCACCATAGCGTATTGCAATGTTGTGTCGATGCGTTGGTGTCCTAAAAAGCGTTGCAGTTGCTCAATAGGCATTCCTTTGTCAATCGCCATTGTTGCCAGAGTTCTCCTGAATTTATGCGGATGAACTCTGTTGATGTCGAGTTGCCTTCCGAATTTTCGCAGACGACTTTCTATGCCGCTAATAGTAATTCTTGTTGCTGGTTTTCTAAGAGAAACAAATAAAGCCTCGTTCGAATCTGTCCTACTCTCTAAATATTGCTGTAAATGCAGTTTGGTCCTCGCATCAAAATAAACTACTCGTTCCTTATTCCCCTTGCCGAAAACAATACATTCGCGCTCTGTAAAATTGATGTCTTGCTTGTTCAGCAATACCATTTCGCCAATACGCATGCCAGTAGAGGCAAGAGTGTCAATAACCGCAATATCCCTAGGCGTCGCACAGCTATCACGAAGTCGCTCTAGTTCTTCATCGCTATAAGTTTCTTTAATGATTTTATCGGTTTTTACCTTGTGAATCCTGCGAATTGGACTCTTGAAAATATATTCTTCATCTTCAAGCCAAGAAAAGAAACTAGAGAAAATGCGCCTGATATTATCGATTGTAACCTTGCTGGAATTTTTACGCTGTTGGTAGCTGGTCAGGTATTGTCTAACATCGTCTGTAGAAATTTTCTTGATGTTCTTTGATATGCCGAGAATGAAATCCTGGATGGTCTTTTGATAATATTGCAAGGTTTTCTCGGAACAGCCCTCGATTCTCTTCGCTGCAATAAACGCTTTTACCAACTGTTGATCAAGATTCTCGTTAAAAGATGTCTCACTTTGCTGATTTGACAAAATTTCAACAGAACTGAATGCAGAATCTAATGCGTTACTCAAAATCTCAAGCTGAGCATTGTCCAAAGAATTCAACATATCCTGCATAATTTGATCTTTTATCACTTTTTTCATAAATATAACTCCTTGATTTGTGCCATATTTAAGAAAACGATAATTTAGAGAAACAAGCCCAAGCTCTCTTCAAAAACTGGTTCATCGACTACGCCCCCTTCGGCGGTGTAATGCCAGAAGATTGGAGAGAAGTTTCCTTGAGAGAATGTTGTTCTTCAATTACTGATGGTGTTCATAACACTGTTGTTGATGATTCTAATGGGGATTGTCTCTTGCTGAGCTGTAAAAATATTAAGGGTGGGGTTCTGTCAATTGGTTCTGATGAACGTAAGATTAATCGAGAAACGTTTGATAAACTTAGAAAACGAACAAAACTAGCTAAGGGCGATATTCTGCTTTCATCCGTAGGAACTGTTGGAGAAATGCTCTTGTTGAAAACAGAACCAGAAAATATAGAGTTTCAGCGAAGTGTTGCGATTATCAAGCCAAATTATGATGTTATAAGCTCTGAGTTCTTGTACAATTCATTGAACTTGCAGAAAGAAATGGTTACAAATGCAGCTCATGGTGCCGTTCAGCAATGTCTCTTTTTGTCTGACATTGGCGACTTCAAAACAATATTGCCGACATCAGATTATATGGAAAAATACACAGTAATTATTTCTCCATATTACGAACAAATCTCAAAAAATCAACAAGAAATTCAACGCCTAACCACCCTCCGCGACACCCTTCTCCCAAAACTCATGTCCGGCGAAATAGATGTGGAAAATATCCAGATTTAGGCTGCTAAATTATCGTTTATTGTTCAACAAGAATCTTAAACAAGACCCTAAAAGTTGTCGAACTATTTTTTGTACAAATTGAATATGTCGGACCATAGTAATGCGACCGGAGTAATGGAAATCGGTTCCTTGGAAAAGCCACCATTCTTGTTTATGAAATTTGCTTACGGCTGAATAAAATTTGTTTCTTTCATTCGCATATACATTGTGTCTTTTAATACGTTTGGTAGCGCTTCTTTCGCACGAATAGGCTTATGAAATCCCGCACGAATACAATGCACTGAATTTAAAGAAATAAATGATTTTGGAATAGGAGGCTCTACAGGTTGAGAATGGTGTTTTTTTCTGGATTGGCGGCTCCACCGCACCGGAATATTCAATATTTCAAAAAGTCAAAACATCATTAGGAATGATATGACTTGTTGTAATATAGAATGTTGCATCCCATCAAATAAAAAAAGAGTTCCTCGAAAAAGAAACTCTTTTTGTGCTGATCACCCAAAAAAACTTTAACTATTTTGTTGGAATAATTTTTTCCAGCCGGGAAAATGAATCTCATCAGCAATCATATCTAGTAGATCGTCAATAGATCCTGTTTTTGGAGTGTAATTGTTGAGTTTTGCGTTTAAAAGGTAGGTGAATCCTTCAAAGTATTTGTTTTGAAATAAATAACATACTCCTAAAAAATAATAAGCTGAATGTTTTAATGCGTCTTTTTCGTTAAGTAGAAGTTTGAACGCATCTATTGCGTCGCTAATCTTTTTTTGTCTGAAGAAAGAAAGAGCTTTTGTTTTTTTGCTGTATGGATCTAATTTAGCATTGTCAATTTTTTGGATTTCTTCATCTTTTCCATTTTTAAACAGCTCCCACACATATTTGCGGGGCAAGTTTTCGGTTTTGCTTGAAGATGTGCAATCGTCTGAAGCTGATTTGTCAAGGATAGGGTTTTTAGAATCTTTTTCAGAAATTGCGTTGTTTGATTTCCGAGAAATTGATTCCTCAGGGTCTTCAGAATTTTCACAATCTTGATTTTGTATGGTTGTTTGAATTCTCTGTTCTTTGCTTGTTTGAATTGGATTTTCGTCAAGATAATTTTTTAATTGCTCTTCTAAATCATCCATATCGAAACGGTTGTATTTTAAAATGAATAAGTCAGAACAATCTGAAAGAGCTGTGTATATATCAAGTTTTGGATTGATAATGGTATATTTTTCTCCATTAATCGCCGGAACAGATAAAGGGTCTGGATACAAGTTCCTTACTAAAATTGTAGCATCCTTTTCGCATAAACAAAGAATTTTTTTGTTTT
This genomic interval carries:
- a CDS encoding restriction endonuclease subunit S; protein product: MPEDWREVSLRECCSSITDGVHNTVVDDSNGDCLLLSCKNIKGGVLSIGSDERKINRETFDKLRKRTKLAKGDILLSSVGTVGEMLLLKTEPENIEFQRSVAIIKPNYDVISSEFLYNSLNLQKEMVTNAAHGAVQQCLFLSDIGDFKTILPTSDYMEKYTVIISPYYEQISKNQQEIQRLTTLRDTLLPKLMSGEIDVENIQI
- a CDS encoding restriction endonuclease subunit S, whose amino-acid sequence is MSEWKECLLGDFIELHRGYDLTKTSIVKGPYPVVCSTSIMGYHNEFKVKGPGVVIGRSGTLGEVQYVESDYWPHNTSLYVSDFKGNDPKFVKYFLQRFGTGNVGSGSAVPTLNRNHIQALKIKVPPLADQQRIAGILSALDDKIELNNKINDNLEKQAQALFKNWFIDYAPFGGVMPDDWIEGKLGDFVEIKRGGSPRPIQEYLSDSGYRWLKISDVTSLNSPFILEIAEYIKETGLNKTVFLKAGSLVLSNSATPGIPKILDLDSCIHDGWLYFPQSKLTNEFLYLFFKEIRKDLVNLGNGSIFTNLKTEILKNFEITLPSQKILDDFQKIVESLFIQMLNIQREIQRLTTLRDTLLPKLMSGEMNVENIQI
- the xerA gene encoding site-specific tyrosine recombinase/integron integrase — protein: MKKVIKDQIMQDMLNSLDNAQLEILSNALDSAFSSVEILSNQQSETSFNENLDQQLVKAFIAAKRIEGCSEKTLQYYQKTIQDFILGISKNIKKISTDDVRQYLTSYQQRKNSSKVTIDNIRRIFSSFFSWLEDEEYIFKSPIRRIHKVKTDKIIKETYSDEELERLRDSCATPRDIAVIDTLASTGMRIGEMVLLNKQDINFTERECIVFGKGNKERVVYFDARTKLHLQQYLESRTDSNEALFVSLRKPATRITISGIESRLRKFGRQLDINRVHPHKFRRTLATMAIDKGMPIEQLQRFLGHQRIDTTLQYAMVKQSNVKLAHKKYIG
- a CDS encoding restriction endonuclease subunit S; the encoded protein is MDNWKKCTIADIGTVVGGATPSTTNPNNYDGGQIAWITPKDLSNHKSRFISHGERNITEHGLKSCSTQLLPKNSILFTSRAPIGYVAIAANEVCTNQGFKSVIPNENTDYMFLYYLLLYNKDLIESMGSGTTFKEVSGKTMQQIPVQVPPFEEQKRISKILSSLDDKIELNAKINDNLAA